One Idiomarina loihiensis L2TR genomic window carries:
- a CDS encoding M23 family metallopeptidase encodes MKPARKFIVPVSLSLLVIGLLMTKQVYSVELVQMCKVTTIGVSGSSTSWTSQTCWWEDLGGGGGGGPGGGSGDPFPSGGGGSGGSPTYSHNDFDTDGNNESDCWKSLVANGDHYLDEGDDFGMRVLSGKNDMHDGIDIQAPYGSIIRSPAYGKVTGVEKTDSGLNGAYVRMRYMKNQTLYEAVMIHMVEDSPTVGIGDIVYPGTPLGMVNSTGSSTGDHLHFQLYVIDTPISPDGINPWTGKPYNYAALGPKTPIDPVPRMGDLSCEI; translated from the coding sequence ATGAAACCTGCACGAAAATTTATAGTACCTGTGTCGCTATCTTTATTAGTAATAGGCCTGTTAATGACAAAACAGGTTTATTCCGTTGAACTCGTTCAGATGTGTAAAGTGACAACTATCGGAGTATCTGGAAGTTCGACTTCTTGGACGAGTCAAACCTGCTGGTGGGAGGATTTAGGAGGCGGTGGCGGGGGCGGCCCCGGCGGAGGAAGTGGTGATCCTTTCCCCAGCGGCGGTGGTGGCTCTGGGGGATCACCTACCTATTCACATAATGACTTCGACACAGATGGCAATAATGAGAGCGACTGCTGGAAAAGTTTAGTAGCGAATGGTGATCATTATCTAGATGAGGGTGATGACTTTGGCATGAGAGTTTTGAGCGGTAAGAATGATATGCATGACGGCATTGATATTCAAGCACCATACGGTTCAATTATACGCTCTCCAGCTTACGGTAAAGTCACAGGAGTAGAAAAAACAGATTCTGGTCTTAACGGAGCATATGTACGCATGCGCTATATGAAAAATCAAACCTTATATGAAGCCGTTATGATACATATGGTTGAAGACTCGCCTACTGTAGGCATAGGGGATATAGTTTATCCTGGCACCCCATTGGGGATGGTCAACAGCACAGGTTCTTCTACAGGTGACCACCTACACTTCCAATTATATGTTATTGATACTCCTATCTCTCCAGATGGCATTAATCCTTGGACTGGCAAGCCATATAATTATGCAGCATTAGGCCCTAAAACCCCTATTGACCCGGTACCCAGAATGGGTGACTTATCTTGTGAAATTTAG
- a CDS encoding TonB-dependent receptor has translation MNGYKRFALSPLILAIASASAIADQDKEETSKKDEQMEEIIVVGKRQTFASNTVSMDMISRRPANASVNTVVQELPGVIVQEADTFGSSDWMTNIRMRGFNTNNGQIGTTLDGLPNGGSNYGGGSKANRFIDVLDLETVEVSQGTADISSRSNEALGGTLNFITSDPLMEENLSLLYMAGDQDASKYRFRYDSGEISPDTYFYLSGSSSQNKDVWDNEAITEKDYLTGKITTIIDGFHITGFATYNSANENEYEYVSLEDYYENPRHDGLHMNWTGIPGLDENYRDGWRALRDNSFYSFQVEKDFGNFSFNTAVYYHRMKGRGDWIPPYITDVDGDGNLDNERSGNTIYGDYEGDDIFFVNAGTNVPGTLIDSCTGRYGLDAEKDPNCYDGNVEGVGSYRTSNYANHRYGITGDVSYDFETGNIQHTLRSGFWYENYDADVTRSWHLVENSAISPEFNETPYWIQYKTEANTKELMYYAQEKAVLGPLSASLGVKQYQVDTTVDHFYNDDRTGQLDSTSDPLLYAGLTYTTPVNGLELFAGYSENYKSIVPGIIDSGLSNSELGGIDPETAENIELGFRYINNGFNAAVTLYDIKFDNRIVQLDTSVLDGIDYKEEVDGSYVNVGGQKSRGAELLTSYQVTSGLRVSGSYTYNDAEYLSTGDTGLDQDAEIRAGNQVYGGPKTFFTIAADYVGSNITSGISLRHIGDRFINFENSATAPGYEVVDAYIGTDIQGVSSSISALRLRLNVNNLLDDEYISAVGSNSVYPGSPRTVTFSVSADF, from the coding sequence ATGAACGGCTACAAACGATTTGCACTTTCACCATTAATACTGGCAATAGCCTCAGCATCAGCGATAGCTGATCAGGATAAAGAAGAAACGAGTAAAAAAGACGAACAAATGGAAGAAATCATTGTTGTAGGTAAGAGACAGACTTTCGCCTCAAACACGGTTTCAATGGATATGATTTCACGTCGTCCAGCCAATGCTTCAGTAAACACTGTTGTACAGGAATTACCCGGAGTTATTGTACAGGAAGCTGATACCTTCGGTTCATCTGACTGGATGACTAACATCCGAATGCGAGGCTTTAATACCAATAACGGGCAAATTGGTACAACGCTTGATGGCTTACCAAACGGCGGCTCAAACTACGGCGGCGGTAGTAAAGCGAATAGATTTATTGACGTGCTCGATCTTGAAACCGTGGAAGTCAGTCAGGGAACGGCGGATATCAGCTCGAGATCAAATGAGGCATTAGGTGGAACACTGAATTTCATTACTTCCGATCCATTAATGGAAGAAAACTTAAGCTTACTCTATATGGCAGGCGACCAGGACGCGAGTAAGTACCGTTTCCGTTACGACTCAGGTGAAATTAGTCCAGATACCTACTTCTATCTCAGTGGCTCATCTTCGCAAAATAAGGACGTTTGGGATAATGAAGCTATCACGGAGAAAGATTATCTTACGGGTAAAATCACAACCATTATTGATGGGTTTCATATTACAGGCTTCGCTACCTACAATTCGGCTAATGAAAACGAATATGAATATGTTTCTTTAGAAGATTATTATGAAAACCCTCGTCACGACGGATTACACATGAACTGGACCGGAATTCCTGGTCTTGATGAAAACTATCGCGATGGCTGGCGTGCACTGCGTGATAATTCATTTTATAGTTTTCAGGTCGAAAAAGACTTTGGCAACTTTTCATTCAATACCGCCGTTTATTATCACAGAATGAAAGGCCGTGGTGACTGGATCCCTCCCTACATTACCGATGTCGATGGAGATGGAAACCTGGATAACGAACGCTCCGGTAACACAATTTATGGCGATTACGAGGGTGACGATATCTTTTTCGTTAACGCCGGTACAAATGTACCAGGTACATTGATTGACTCTTGCACTGGTCGATATGGTTTAGACGCTGAAAAAGATCCCAATTGTTATGATGGCAATGTCGAAGGGGTTGGCTCATATCGTACGTCAAATTATGCCAATCATCGTTATGGCATAACGGGGGATGTTTCCTACGACTTTGAAACTGGCAACATACAACATACCTTACGCAGCGGGTTTTGGTATGAAAACTACGATGCCGATGTAACGCGCTCATGGCATTTAGTTGAGAACTCGGCAATTAGCCCGGAATTCAATGAAACCCCTTACTGGATTCAATATAAAACCGAAGCAAACACTAAAGAACTCATGTACTACGCTCAGGAAAAAGCGGTTTTAGGCCCGCTGAGCGCAAGTCTCGGCGTAAAACAATATCAGGTCGATACTACGGTTGATCACTTCTATAACGATGACAGAACGGGTCAATTAGACTCCACTTCAGATCCGTTACTCTACGCAGGGTTAACCTATACAACACCGGTTAATGGTTTAGAGTTATTTGCCGGCTACTCTGAAAACTATAAATCCATTGTTCCTGGTATCATTGATTCCGGTTTATCTAATTCAGAACTGGGTGGCATTGATCCTGAAACGGCGGAGAACATTGAGTTAGGCTTCCGTTATATCAACAATGGCTTTAACGCAGCGGTTACCTTATACGACATTAAATTCGATAACCGAATTGTACAATTGGATACTAGTGTATTGGATGGTATCGATTACAAAGAAGAAGTCGACGGCAGCTATGTGAACGTTGGTGGTCAGAAGAGTCGCGGCGCTGAACTGCTCACCTCATATCAAGTTACCAGCGGCCTGAGAGTTTCTGGGTCTTATACCTATAATGATGCTGAGTACCTTAGTACAGGTGATACCGGTCTTGACCAAGACGCAGAAATTCGGGCTGGGAACCAAGTATACGGCGGACCAAAAACTTTCTTCACCATCGCAGCTGATTATGTCGGTAGCAACATAACGAGTGGAATCTCTCTGCGCCATATTGGGGATAGATTTATCAACTTTGAGAACTCAGCCACCGCGCCTGGGTATGAAGTGGTAGATGCCTACATTGGTACTGATATTCAGGGTGTTTCCTCCAGCATATCGGCTCTTCGCCTGCGTTTGAATGTGAATAACCTGCTCGACGATGAGTATATATCGGCTGTTGGCAGTAACAGTGTTTATCCCGGTTCACCAAGAACGGTGACTTTCTCTGTTAGTGCTGATTTTTAA
- a CDS encoding phosphocholine-specific phospholipase C, with the protein MVDISRRRFLLGAGAASVMASFPAISRALAIPAAVRTGTIKDIEHVVILMQENRSFDHYFGTLSGARGFSDPYPAPAKSFDQIKDRTIFTQLNQTEIGPKFVTPFALNTRQTFEHMRVEGTPHSWPDAQAAWDNGHMDRWPEAKNLHSMGYFERADMPFQYALADAFTLCDAYHCSMHAGTNSNRLFLWSGTNDGQAQFGGPSIGNSHDRLPEDGGAAIPYTWTTYVERLQEAGVNWRIYQDMSDNFTDNPLVGFAAFQNSVAGKPGSNPELAKRGLTTQALDQLREDIMENKLPSVSYIIATAEGSEHPGPSSPAQGAAYTSEVLDALTANPEVWAKTALFIMFDENDGFFDHVPPPAPPSEDPASPGGYAGHSQVSTRGEYHTHRSEADESLEVQDYMGRPYGLGPRVPAYVISPWSRGGYINSEVLDHTSVIRFLEQRFGVLEPNISPWRRAVCGDFTNAFDFVNPNRDLPLAFPDPTADAKRAAALPKRTTPKLPIQQSMPAQEPGMRPHRPSLYKLDLEWDELPETNTLKLTFINKGKHAAVFHVYNRLNLDSIPHRYTIEAKNKTSREWTLIEDAYDLQVMGPEGFHRRLAGKHSEIQPGRDISFISDGKYCGLLARSDGFTYYLGQDVDTKKRLPQGQVVHIPTDSNQRYDVSVTSTSSDSFLRQFAGRLNR; encoded by the coding sequence ATGGTCGATATTAGTCGCCGTCGGTTTCTTTTAGGGGCAGGAGCTGCCAGCGTAATGGCTTCTTTTCCCGCAATATCAAGAGCTTTGGCTATTCCTGCTGCGGTACGTACTGGCACGATAAAAGATATTGAGCACGTGGTTATTCTGATGCAGGAAAATCGGTCTTTTGATCATTACTTCGGTACCTTGTCAGGAGCACGAGGTTTTTCCGACCCTTATCCTGCACCAGCTAAATCGTTTGACCAAATCAAAGACCGTACGATATTCACGCAATTAAACCAAACTGAAATAGGCCCTAAATTTGTCACCCCATTTGCGTTAAATACACGCCAAACATTCGAACATATGCGTGTAGAAGGCACGCCTCATTCCTGGCCAGATGCGCAAGCGGCTTGGGATAACGGGCACATGGATCGTTGGCCAGAAGCAAAAAATCTGCACTCAATGGGTTACTTTGAGCGCGCGGATATGCCATTTCAGTACGCCTTAGCCGATGCCTTTACACTATGCGATGCTTACCATTGTTCTATGCATGCGGGAACCAACTCCAACCGTTTGTTCCTCTGGTCCGGAACCAACGACGGGCAGGCCCAATTTGGTGGGCCGAGTATTGGTAACTCACATGACCGTTTACCTGAAGATGGTGGTGCAGCCATTCCATACACCTGGACAACCTACGTGGAAAGGTTGCAGGAAGCAGGTGTAAATTGGCGTATTTATCAGGATATGTCGGATAATTTTACGGACAATCCGCTTGTCGGGTTTGCTGCGTTTCAAAACTCAGTAGCAGGTAAGCCAGGTTCAAATCCAGAGCTCGCAAAACGAGGGTTAACGACTCAGGCTTTAGACCAGCTGCGAGAAGATATTATGGAAAATAAGTTGCCTTCTGTATCTTATATTATAGCAACAGCGGAAGGTTCCGAGCATCCTGGACCATCTAGCCCGGCACAAGGGGCTGCATATACCTCAGAGGTATTAGACGCTCTAACGGCGAATCCTGAGGTTTGGGCAAAAACAGCATTGTTTATCATGTTTGATGAAAACGACGGATTTTTCGATCACGTACCGCCACCAGCACCGCCTTCAGAAGATCCAGCATCACCCGGCGGATATGCAGGCCATTCTCAGGTGTCTACCCGAGGGGAGTATCATACTCATCGATCCGAAGCGGATGAGTCGTTGGAAGTACAAGACTACATGGGAAGACCCTACGGATTGGGACCACGCGTTCCAGCCTACGTAATTTCTCCCTGGAGTCGGGGCGGCTACATTAACTCGGAAGTTCTCGATCATACTTCGGTTATTCGTTTTCTGGAACAACGTTTCGGTGTTTTAGAACCCAACATTAGCCCCTGGCGACGGGCTGTTTGTGGTGATTTCACAAATGCTTTTGACTTCGTAAATCCAAACAGGGACTTGCCGTTAGCTTTTCCTGACCCCACAGCTGACGCAAAAAGGGCAGCGGCACTGCCAAAAAGAACAACGCCTAAACTTCCGATTCAACAGTCGATGCCTGCCCAGGAACCGGGTATGCGTCCACACCGGCCTAGCCTCTATAAGCTGGATTTAGAGTGGGATGAGCTGCCGGAAACCAATACATTGAAGCTGACCTTCATTAATAAAGGCAAGCACGCTGCTGTATTCCATGTTTACAACCGACTGAATCTGGACTCAATTCCGCACCGATATACTATCGAAGCCAAAAATAAAACGAGCAGAGAGTGGACGCTAATTGAAGATGCTTATGACTTGCAAGTCATGGGGCCAGAAGGTTTTCATCGTCGCTTAGCAGGAAAACATTCTGAAATACAACCCGGAAGAGATATTAGCTTTATCAGTGACGGCAAGTACTGCGGCCTATTGGCTCGTAGTGACGGCTTTACCTACTATCTTGGACAAGACGTTGATACGAAAAAAAGGCTGCCTCAAGGACAGGTCGTTCATATACCGACGGACAGTAATCAACGCTACGATGTCTCAGTGACGAGCACCTCATCTGATTCTTTTCTTAGACAATTTGCCGGCCGCCTGAATCGTTAA
- a CDS encoding HAD family hydrolase — protein sequence MTKPKLTVFDLDGTLVDSDSAQDWMYFLRKNSWPYSKEATEICSEIMQDYSSGRMNMKDYMQAWVLPIKGKRVTEIRTLAAEFAEHYIKPRIYTEGMRKVREHQKAGDILLVISASPTIIVEPIAALFGIQYVIGIDIEVSSNKFTQNLIEPFSFGEGKVALLKQWQKQHDLEDLPLGCIYSDSINDVPLLDYALNSHVINGNEQMRSIAKENDWHTHEWSI from the coding sequence ATGACAAAACCAAAGCTTACTGTATTTGACCTTGATGGCACCCTGGTTGATTCAGATAGTGCGCAGGACTGGATGTACTTTTTACGAAAAAACTCTTGGCCTTACAGCAAAGAAGCGACTGAGATTTGCAGCGAAATCATGCAGGATTACAGTAGCGGACGAATGAATATGAAGGATTATATGCAGGCATGGGTTTTACCCATAAAAGGTAAACGGGTTACTGAAATCAGAACTCTGGCTGCCGAATTTGCTGAACACTATATTAAGCCTCGCATTTATACAGAAGGTATGCGTAAAGTCAGGGAGCATCAGAAAGCAGGAGACATTCTTCTGGTTATTTCTGCCAGCCCCACCATTATAGTAGAGCCCATTGCTGCTCTTTTTGGTATTCAGTATGTTATTGGAATCGATATTGAGGTCTCTAGCAATAAGTTCACACAAAACCTAATAGAGCCATTTAGCTTTGGAGAAGGAAAAGTTGCTCTTTTAAAGCAGTGGCAAAAACAGCACGACTTAGAAGACTTACCGTTAGGCTGCATATATAGTGACTCAATTAACGACGTACCATTACTGGATTACGCGCTTAACAGCCATGTTATAAATGGTAACGAACAAATGCGCTCAATTGCGAAAGAAAACGACTGGCATACTCACGAGTGGAGCATATAA
- a CDS encoding DeoR/GlpR family DNA-binding transcription regulator, translating to MSERLITMLELIRLHRSMSVVDLSQRFEVSEETIRRDIRQLETTGRVVKVHGGVRLSTSTLEPPYQGRVSLNAAAKKEVGEKATELVEDGMTVFIDCGSTSYWFSRMLTKPKKLLVVTNSLDVANEVIGRDDWRLAFTGGQIDPDYRAAFGREAIIQARQFTPDLLFLSIGGIHSDIGLLDFSIDEANFKRSLLDRARRKVVLTDSSKFSGAGSVHLADFDQIDTIVCDKPPEDPLKSALDNAQVEVICSR from the coding sequence ATGTCTGAGCGTTTAATCACTATGTTGGAGTTGATTAGGCTTCATAGATCAATGTCTGTTGTCGATCTTTCACAGCGTTTTGAGGTGTCAGAAGAAACCATACGACGTGATATACGGCAGTTAGAAACTACCGGCAGAGTGGTTAAAGTGCATGGTGGAGTTCGTCTTTCCACTTCAACTCTAGAGCCCCCATACCAAGGGCGCGTAAGTTTGAATGCTGCGGCTAAAAAAGAAGTTGGAGAGAAAGCTACCGAATTAGTCGAAGATGGGATGACGGTTTTTATTGACTGTGGTTCAACCAGTTACTGGTTTTCAAGAATGTTGACCAAACCTAAGAAGTTACTGGTAGTGACAAATTCGCTGGATGTAGCAAATGAAGTCATTGGTCGCGATGATTGGCGGTTAGCATTTACTGGTGGACAAATTGATCCAGATTACCGGGCCGCTTTCGGGCGGGAAGCTATTATTCAGGCTCGGCAGTTCACACCCGATCTGCTATTTCTGTCTATCGGTGGTATTCATTCCGACATAGGGCTACTTGATTTCAGTATTGATGAGGCTAATTTTAAGCGTTCACTTCTTGATAGAGCTCGCCGAAAAGTCGTACTGACCGATTCTTCAAAGTTTAGTGGGGCTGGTTCCGTTCATCTGGCCGATTTTGACCAAATTGATACGATAGTTTGTGATAAACCGCCCGAAGACCCGTTGAAATCTGCACTCGATAATGCCCAAGTGGAGGTTATTTGTAGCCGTTAA
- a CDS encoding DUF5690 family protein: MVSLTKNTKRSNTFWFILYASSAAFSTYFCMYAFRKPFAVASYEQAQFVAGIDFKSALIIAQVLGYALSKFVGIKVVSEMTANYRSVAILTLVMAAQCSLMAFAVAPGNWKLVALFFNGLPLGIIWGLVFSYLEGRRTTEVLGAILSISFIVSSGVVKTVGKYLMLDLQVSEYWMPAATGAIFTIPLFISVYFLSRIPPPTHQDKEERHKREPMTSEDRIQLVRKYSIGLGCMVVSYILLTAMRDFSDNFAAEIWIELGYGDRPAIFSSVALYTSLTVLLLLSSIMWIKNNFRAFMVNHLMVIGGFLLLGVSSLFYQSGGISGSSWMIALTIGIYLAYVPFNCLIFDRMLSMINDKANAGFLIYIADAMGYAGTVGILLYRNFFEIKLSWLNFLLESAYFTALLGSVLMVCSAWFFRQRFYKEHSKTLIKSSA; this comes from the coding sequence ATGGTTTCTCTCACTAAGAATACAAAGCGCAGTAACACCTTCTGGTTTATTCTCTACGCCTCAAGTGCCGCTTTCTCGACCTATTTTTGTATGTATGCGTTCCGGAAGCCTTTTGCCGTGGCAAGCTACGAACAGGCTCAGTTCGTTGCAGGGATCGATTTCAAAAGTGCATTAATTATTGCGCAGGTATTAGGTTACGCCCTATCCAAGTTTGTCGGTATTAAAGTCGTATCGGAAATGACGGCAAATTATCGCAGTGTTGCCATTCTCACGTTGGTAATGGCAGCACAGTGCTCACTTATGGCTTTTGCCGTTGCGCCGGGGAACTGGAAGCTAGTCGCGCTATTCTTTAACGGTTTACCGTTAGGCATAATCTGGGGCCTGGTCTTCAGTTACTTAGAGGGAAGAAGAACCACGGAAGTCTTGGGTGCTATTTTATCTATTAGTTTCATTGTGTCTTCTGGTGTCGTAAAAACCGTCGGTAAATACCTGATGCTGGACTTACAAGTCAGCGAATACTGGATGCCGGCTGCCACGGGCGCTATTTTTACTATCCCGTTATTCATTTCCGTATATTTTCTTTCCAGGATTCCCCCGCCGACACACCAGGATAAAGAGGAACGCCATAAAAGGGAGCCAATGACATCCGAAGATAGGATCCAATTAGTGCGGAAATACTCGATAGGTTTGGGCTGCATGGTCGTCAGTTATATATTACTGACCGCTATGCGCGACTTCAGTGACAATTTTGCAGCAGAAATATGGATAGAACTAGGGTATGGCGACAGACCCGCAATATTTTCTTCCGTTGCGCTGTATACGTCATTGACTGTTCTACTTTTGCTAAGCTCGATAATGTGGATTAAAAACAATTTTCGGGCATTTATGGTTAACCATCTGATGGTTATTGGGGGATTTCTTCTCTTAGGTGTTAGCAGCTTATTCTATCAAAGCGGTGGAATTTCAGGTTCATCATGGATGATAGCGCTAACTATTGGGATTTATCTGGCTTATGTTCCTTTTAACTGTCTTATTTTCGATCGCATGTTATCGATGATAAACGACAAAGCTAATGCCGGATTTCTTATTTATATCGCGGATGCTATGGGTTATGCGGGAACCGTCGGTATACTGCTGTACCGTAACTTCTTTGAAATAAAGCTAAGTTGGCTAAACTTTCTATTAGAGAGCGCTTACTTTACGGCTCTTCTGGGTAGCGTGTTGATGGTATGTTCCGCCTGGTTTTTCCGCCAGCGCTTCTATAAAGAACACTCAAAGACTCTTATTAAAAGCTCAGCTTAA
- a CDS encoding polysaccharide hydrolase — protein sequence MFYRNCFAASLLVLACSQLTACNSDSSSESSDHQESGIWQPKPGTSWHWQLENYDNLDISKDAEAFDIDLFEGAEGGDDSIISSLKDNGKRVICYFSAGTREDWRPDATEFSEDAVIANGEMADWPGEVWLDINNEAVLNENIKPIMEARLDLAQSAGCDAVEPDNVDGYINTDETKGIITYDDQLNYNKWLANAAHSRGLSIGLKNDVDQLNELVNDFDFAVNEQCYAYGNECVSYEDTFLKNNKAVFVQEYYEDGSEGEISQQEFESNACSYFLDVGISALWKEGFNLDGENVLSCSE from the coding sequence ATGTTTTACCGAAACTGTTTTGCTGCAAGTTTATTGGTTTTAGCCTGCTCGCAACTAACCGCTTGTAACTCTGATTCGTCTTCAGAAAGCTCGGATCACCAAGAATCCGGCATATGGCAACCCAAGCCAGGAACAAGCTGGCATTGGCAGCTGGAGAACTACGATAACCTGGATATAAGCAAGGACGCCGAGGCGTTCGATATCGACTTATTTGAAGGTGCCGAGGGTGGTGACGACAGTATTATCAGTTCATTAAAGGACAACGGTAAACGGGTTATTTGTTATTTTAGTGCCGGAACCCGTGAAGACTGGCGGCCCGATGCGACTGAATTTTCGGAAGACGCGGTTATTGCCAACGGTGAAATGGCGGACTGGCCGGGTGAAGTATGGCTGGACATAAACAATGAGGCTGTCCTGAATGAAAACATCAAACCCATTATGGAAGCGCGTCTGGACTTAGCTCAATCTGCAGGTTGTGATGCGGTTGAACCCGACAATGTCGACGGCTATATAAACACTGACGAGACAAAAGGCATTATCACTTACGATGATCAGCTAAATTACAATAAATGGTTAGCCAATGCCGCACACTCGCGAGGGTTAAGCATTGGTTTAAAGAATGATGTAGACCAACTGAATGAACTGGTTAATGACTTTGATTTTGCCGTAAACGAACAGTGTTATGCCTACGGAAATGAATGCGTGAGTTACGAGGACACTTTCCTGAAAAATAACAAAGCGGTGTTTGTGCAGGAATATTATGAAGACGGCTCAGAGGGTGAAATCAGCCAGCAGGAGTTTGAAAGTAATGCCTGCTCTTACTTCCTTGACGTTGGAATATCCGCTTTATGGAAAGAGGGTTTTAACCTGGATGGGGAAAATGTTCTGAGCTGCAGCGAATAG